One part of the Vibrio cyclitrophicus genome encodes these proteins:
- a CDS encoding glycoside hydrolase family 3 N-terminal domain-containing protein, with protein sequence MEPIYKNQQYSTEQRVDNLIQLMTLEEKVGQLLQLPANVEGNADKLEEWHVGSYLHCTGTMNTALQERALDSRLGIPLIFGIDAIHGHCFDNDSTVFPSQLAASCSWDLGLMHKMAQVTAKETRASGLHWTFSPVLCVGRDARWGRIDETYGEDAWLIGEMAAATIKGYQGDDVSSPDSILACAKHYVAYGETIGGRDSYEANVTRRQLLSTFLPPFEKAVKEANVASLMTGYHSNDGIPCTIDDWLLTDVAKTDWNLGGFIVTDWENVRSLHTKQTVCENEKEACYQSLIAGNDMMMSTPEFYPLTVELVQEGRISVATLDSSVKRILTKKFELGLFDSMVNYAPERSSIMGIEAHHAVSLEASRKGLVLLKNDGVLPIKPNSLKKVLLVGPNADDVIAQLGDWSFGSIQASMTNDTFHREQTVTLLDALTHEADVQGFELEFIKGADCVDTSVDEIEAINLALPTADLVVACVGDTLSQNGEFHDRANLDLSGQQQAMLETIRRQDKPLVVCLVASKPLTIPWVKEHANAILCGFNSGPKGGQALSEALFGQLNPTGKLTISFPVHVGQIPVYYNKYQGWHAHNSGQTNGEERYIDMPLDPLFSFGEGMSYSRFSYSNVHIQNTHLNPGQNVEISLELENLSDIDGVEIVQVYLRDLYSSVTTPIKKLCGFARVELAAGEKKEVNIVVPFDELALINAKLQKVVEAGEFEFMIGASSKDQDLQRVRVNVGQSVVLT encoded by the coding sequence GTGGAACCTATTTATAAAAATCAGCAGTACTCAACAGAGCAACGCGTTGATAATCTAATTCAACTCATGACGCTTGAAGAAAAAGTGGGCCAACTACTTCAGTTGCCTGCCAACGTTGAAGGAAATGCAGACAAGCTCGAGGAATGGCATGTTGGTAGTTATCTGCATTGTACTGGAACGATGAATACAGCACTTCAAGAGAGGGCGCTTGATTCCCGTCTCGGCATTCCGCTGATCTTTGGAATTGACGCTATTCATGGTCACTGTTTTGACAACGATTCAACCGTTTTCCCGAGTCAGTTGGCCGCGTCGTGCAGTTGGGACTTAGGTCTTATGCACAAAATGGCTCAAGTTACTGCTAAAGAGACAAGAGCGTCAGGGCTGCATTGGACATTTTCACCAGTATTATGTGTAGGGCGCGACGCCCGTTGGGGAAGAATTGATGAAACCTACGGTGAAGATGCATGGTTAATTGGAGAAATGGCCGCTGCCACAATTAAAGGGTATCAAGGTGACGACGTGAGCTCGCCAGATTCTATTTTAGCGTGCGCAAAACACTACGTGGCTTATGGTGAAACCATTGGCGGTCGTGACTCGTATGAAGCCAATGTAACTAGACGCCAGTTGCTATCGACGTTTTTACCGCCATTTGAAAAAGCTGTGAAGGAAGCCAATGTTGCCTCGTTGATGACGGGGTATCACAGCAACGACGGCATACCGTGTACGATTGACGATTGGTTGTTAACCGATGTAGCTAAAACCGATTGGAATCTGGGTGGCTTTATCGTGACAGATTGGGAAAACGTACGTTCACTGCATACGAAACAAACGGTATGCGAGAACGAGAAAGAAGCGTGTTATCAGTCATTAATTGCAGGCAACGACATGATGATGTCTACGCCAGAGTTCTACCCTCTGACGGTGGAACTTGTTCAAGAAGGGCGTATTTCAGTTGCGACATTAGATTCGTCTGTAAAGCGCATTCTAACTAAGAAGTTTGAATTGGGTTTGTTTGATTCGATGGTCAATTACGCTCCAGAACGAAGCTCAATTATGGGCATCGAAGCGCACCATGCGGTTTCATTAGAAGCCAGTCGTAAAGGCCTAGTGTTATTGAAAAACGATGGAGTGCTACCTATTAAGCCTAACTCGCTAAAGAAAGTGCTTCTGGTTGGTCCTAACGCAGACGACGTGATCGCACAGCTTGGTGATTGGTCGTTTGGTTCGATCCAAGCAAGCATGACAAACGATACATTTCACCGGGAACAAACAGTCACACTGTTAGACGCCCTAACTCATGAAGCGGATGTGCAAGGGTTCGAGCTAGAATTTATTAAAGGTGCAGACTGCGTTGATACCTCGGTTGATGAAATCGAGGCAATCAATTTGGCGCTGCCGACGGCGGATCTTGTTGTGGCATGTGTGGGAGATACTTTATCCCAAAACGGCGAGTTTCATGACAGAGCGAATCTGGATTTGAGTGGACAACAGCAAGCTATGCTTGAAACTATTCGCCGTCAAGATAAGCCTCTTGTGGTGTGTTTAGTGGCGTCGAAACCATTAACGATCCCTTGGGTAAAAGAGCACGCAAATGCCATATTGTGTGGTTTTAATTCTGGTCCTAAAGGTGGACAAGCGCTCTCTGAGGCATTGTTTGGTCAACTTAACCCAACTGGTAAACTAACTATTTCATTTCCCGTCCATGTTGGGCAAATTCCGGTGTACTACAACAAATATCAAGGTTGGCACGCGCACAATAGTGGCCAAACAAACGGTGAAGAACGTTACATTGATATGCCTTTAGATCCGTTATTTAGCTTTGGTGAAGGGATGTCATACAGCCGTTTTAGTTACAGTAATGTTCATATTCAGAACACGCACCTTAACCCTGGTCAAAATGTCGAAATATCGTTAGAACTTGAAAACCTATCTGATATAGATGGGGTCGAAATTGTGCAGGTGTACCTTCGTGACCTTTATTCCTCGGTCACTACTCCTATCAAAAAACTGTGTGGTTTTGCCCGAGTTGAGCTTGCGGCGGGTGAGAAAAAAGAGGTGAATATTGTCGTACCGTTTGATGAACTGGCGCTCATCAATGCGAAACTACAAAAGGTTGTGGAAGCGGGTGAGTTTGAATTTATGATTGGTGCATCATCTAAAGACCAAGACTTACAGCGTGTTCGAGTCAACGTAGGGCAATCTGTTGTATTGACCTAG
- a CDS encoding tyrosine-type recombinase/integrase yields the protein MDQIGLEARSKNRLKQIERVKNKARQLFEKQFPNPSHIPTQDNFHDKWMLYLSDITETFGAHKDYRRAFNWAVKQVLSYQEQYNWKVTPPSYIVTNKPPKQLRTLEWMQRAWRVHNFYQHWYQQLLSKPVDDQAQSFCNVVLSFIFHSGHCTPCVVKAFIEYISGKSLALKQWDETPFVSLLTKGGSFNTNIKVDEQPLTQFQCYLHPVTLGLLRTWRRWKDENWCSPNDESSLMKILTGNNLSLTFDQLCCSGVYVCEQHQGVSINQALVEYQVGSTKSYSLPTCDLARILHPEVAIAKYFAPQSTKHASNKSTSHKIERNFDTSIDTYQELKVSLYPKNGAKELSKKKLLVDLNALVERIKSSPEQVNERLIVDWYRHKLSTTCGIPTIKRYHANLTRKWIYLCNQNQLDKLESDDLESIYQNAIETQPTIKSQKYFTARLKDLHGFAVEHYNFAQISEQYLYSDPTQTHTRSGFIDEALFLALINTIEASNDFDDADKLCLQSISIIAYRCGLRISEIRKLRMKDIEQSNIGWLSIRSSYLGENKTASSLRKVPLHPLLLEHEEDIINKYFHLKFEQQTSKTKPFFSLGHANLPFSTFEVSHLIGCLLKALSLNNHLVFHHLRHACLSKLQLLLELPDNHPIPNQLIPYDEQQRQKIKATVFGRSLMTGYDAIAAFAGHESPAMTFRHYFHFSDWIVAHKLSLADYSTITKKEAHHLGLLPKNTVSDTNNNQILKESSAYLIRKLRVKYLETQVEEGKVPALSLMMSDHEVISIPICYQALTTYNKGFQVGDICAKYRLKQRTVDKWIKNAMEIKSYATESKGTEYRRHFTSARIDKLLPAQLKTEAEQLRLNQYASKLNEALKDDFKRHAIQDAIKYALQHTSPSRSGIYFNSPDRLEKFVEACHSFIPKTHWRAATQFVEKSIQLEEWRLATKGISSYSERKPSGRSKKSRGAIRLELIHPHTQQGKKLKVKRSSSTLMYLFHMMGIMML from the coding sequence ATGGACCAAATTGGCTTAGAAGCTCGCTCGAAAAATCGATTGAAGCAGATAGAGCGTGTTAAAAACAAAGCTAGGCAGTTGTTTGAAAAGCAGTTTCCGAACCCGTCTCACATACCAACTCAAGATAACTTTCATGACAAATGGATGCTTTATCTGAGTGATATTACTGAGACATTTGGAGCTCATAAAGACTATCGACGTGCGTTTAACTGGGCAGTTAAGCAGGTGCTATCATATCAAGAGCAATATAATTGGAAAGTCACTCCACCCTCATATATTGTCACCAATAAACCGCCAAAGCAGCTTAGAACGTTAGAATGGATGCAGCGCGCATGGCGCGTCCATAACTTCTATCAACATTGGTACCAACAGCTTTTATCAAAACCTGTCGATGACCAGGCGCAGTCGTTTTGCAATGTTGTACTTTCGTTTATCTTTCATAGCGGCCATTGTACACCTTGCGTGGTGAAGGCGTTCATTGAATATATTAGTGGTAAATCACTTGCTCTCAAACAATGGGATGAAACCCCCTTTGTTTCATTGCTAACAAAAGGGGGGTCATTCAATACCAACATAAAAGTTGACGAGCAGCCACTCACCCAGTTTCAGTGCTACTTACATCCTGTTACGCTCGGTTTACTCAGAACATGGCGTCGTTGGAAAGATGAAAACTGGTGCTCTCCTAATGATGAATCCTCTTTGATGAAAATACTCACTGGCAACAATCTATCATTGACCTTCGACCAGCTTTGCTGCTCTGGGGTATATGTCTGTGAGCAGCATCAAGGCGTTTCTATTAATCAGGCGTTGGTTGAGTATCAAGTTGGTTCAACCAAATCTTATAGTTTACCGACTTGCGATCTTGCTCGTATCCTCCATCCTGAGGTTGCCATCGCTAAATATTTTGCACCACAATCCACGAAACACGCTTCCAATAAGTCGACATCACATAAAATAGAACGAAACTTCGACACAAGTATAGATACTTATCAGGAACTAAAAGTCAGTCTGTACCCTAAAAATGGCGCGAAAGAGCTTAGTAAAAAAAAACTATTGGTGGACTTAAATGCTCTGGTTGAACGGATAAAGTCATCCCCTGAACAAGTGAATGAGCGACTTATTGTTGACTGGTACCGCCATAAATTGAGTACGACTTGTGGCATTCCCACGATTAAAAGATATCACGCTAATTTGACTCGGAAGTGGATATACCTCTGCAACCAAAATCAGCTAGATAAACTTGAATCTGACGATCTTGAATCCATTTATCAAAACGCAATAGAGACCCAACCAACAATTAAGTCGCAGAAGTATTTTACAGCGAGGCTCAAGGACCTGCATGGTTTTGCAGTAGAGCACTATAACTTTGCACAAATTTCTGAGCAGTATCTCTATTCTGACCCCACACAGACTCATACTCGATCGGGTTTTATTGATGAAGCCCTATTCCTTGCTTTAATTAATACAATAGAAGCCAGCAATGATTTCGATGACGCGGATAAATTATGCTTACAATCCATTAGTATCATTGCTTATCGCTGTGGCTTACGTATTTCTGAAATAAGAAAGCTTCGGATGAAAGATATCGAGCAATCCAATATTGGCTGGTTATCCATTCGCTCTAGCTATTTGGGTGAAAATAAAACTGCCAGCAGTTTAAGGAAGGTGCCATTGCACCCTTTGCTGTTAGAGCACGAAGAAGACATAATTAACAAATACTTCCATCTGAAATTTGAACAACAAACGTCGAAAACAAAGCCCTTTTTCTCTTTAGGTCATGCCAATTTACCATTTAGTACATTCGAGGTATCACATCTCATCGGTTGCCTTCTAAAAGCGTTATCGTTAAATAATCATTTAGTGTTCCATCACCTCAGACACGCGTGCCTCAGCAAACTTCAACTCCTTTTGGAGCTACCTGACAATCACCCTATACCAAATCAACTCATTCCATATGATGAACAACAGAGGCAGAAAATTAAGGCTACGGTATTTGGCCGTTCGCTGATGACTGGCTACGATGCTATTGCTGCATTTGCAGGACATGAATCTCCAGCTATGACCTTTAGGCACTATTTTCACTTCTCAGACTGGATCGTGGCACACAAATTGAGCCTGGCTGACTATTCAACAATAACCAAAAAAGAAGCGCATCATTTAGGTTTACTACCCAAAAATACAGTAAGCGATACAAATAATAATCAGATCTTGAAAGAATCTAGCGCTTACCTAATTCGCAAACTTCGAGTTAAATATCTAGAAACCCAAGTAGAGGAAGGGAAAGTTCCGGCACTCTCACTAATGATGTCCGACCATGAAGTCATCTCGATCCCAATTTGCTATCAAGCATTGACTACTTATAACAAAGGGTTCCAAGTGGGCGATATATGCGCTAAATACAGACTGAAACAGAGGACTGTCGATAAGTGGATTAAGAATGCTATGGAAATTAAAAGCTATGCTACAGAATCGAAAGGCACAGAGTACCGACGACACTTTACAAGTGCTCGTATCGACAAGTTGTTACCGGCTCAACTCAAAACAGAAGCAGAGCAACTGCGCTTAAATCAATATGCTTCTAAGTTAAACGAGGCCTTGAAAGACGACTTCAAACGGCATGCAATTCAGGATGCTATAAAATATGCGCTTCAACATACCAGCCCTTCTCGATCTGGGATCTACTTTAACTCACCCGACCGATTAGAGAAGTTTGTTGAGGCCTGTCACTCGTTTATACCAAAAACGCACTGGAGAGCCGCCACTCAGTTTGTTGAGAAAAGTATTCAGCTTGAAGAGTGGCGTTTAGCTACAAAAGGAATATCAAGCTACTCGGAGCGGAAACCTTCAGGGCGCAGTAAAAAAAGTCGAGGGGCAATCAGGCTAGAGTTAATTCATCCTCACACACAGCAAGGTAAGAAGCTCAAAGTCAAACGTTCGTCGTCAACATTGATGTATTTATTCCACATGATGGGGATAATGATGCTTTAA
- a CDS encoding aldose epimerase family protein → MSVSEHSVERKHWGDYNIFVLTNNNGVTVEISDLGATIVSFWVTDKSSIPRNIVLGYDTANEYLSGGAFIGAVVGPWGNRIDNGKYELNGQTVQLDKNEGENHLHGGSCTLHKRRWEVMASAKQGISLQTRVASGEGGYPANLTLLVTYRLSDDNELSIDYHVTADKECPVNPTHHAYFNLSGQHKSIGDHVVSIDADRYWQVDKNSIPTIQASVGTSAMSFMTPKKVGLGLSSADTNLVETKGYDHCYIVNGEGLRHFAWVFEATTGIELDVFSDRPAIQFYTGNHLAGESRKTNELFVQYAGLCLETQAFPNQVNMPEYQDGGLVHPNNPFFSTTIYKVSVDNL, encoded by the coding sequence ATGAGTGTGAGCGAGCACAGTGTAGAGCGTAAACATTGGGGTGATTACAACATTTTTGTTCTCACCAATAACAACGGTGTGACGGTCGAAATCAGCGATTTAGGCGCAACGATTGTTAGCTTCTGGGTCACTGATAAGTCGAGTATACCGCGTAATATTGTGCTGGGTTATGACACCGCGAACGAGTACCTGAGCGGCGGTGCATTTATTGGTGCAGTTGTTGGCCCTTGGGGAAATCGAATCGACAACGGGAAATATGAGCTAAACGGACAAACGGTTCAGCTAGACAAAAATGAAGGGGAAAATCATCTTCACGGTGGTTCATGTACGCTTCATAAACGCCGTTGGGAAGTTATGGCGAGTGCGAAACAAGGCATTTCATTACAAACGCGGGTAGCAAGTGGCGAAGGTGGTTATCCGGCTAACTTAACATTGTTAGTGACGTATCGCTTGAGTGATGACAATGAGTTGTCTATTGATTATCACGTCACGGCAGATAAAGAATGCCCAGTGAACCCCACGCATCACGCTTATTTTAATCTGTCGGGCCAACACAAGAGTATTGGCGATCATGTCGTGAGCATTGATGCCGACCGCTATTGGCAGGTAGACAAAAACTCCATCCCGACAATTCAGGCTTCGGTCGGCACAAGCGCAATGAGCTTTATGACGCCGAAAAAGGTAGGACTTGGTTTAAGTAGTGCGGATACAAATCTTGTGGAAACCAAAGGGTATGACCATTGCTACATCGTAAACGGCGAAGGGTTAAGACATTTCGCTTGGGTATTTGAGGCCACAACCGGTATTGAGTTGGATGTATTTTCAGATAGGCCAGCGATACAATTTTATACAGGCAATCATTTAGCGGGCGAAAGCAGAAAGACAAACGAACTGTTTGTTCAATATGCTGGGTTATGTTTGGAGACCCAAGCCTTTCCTAATCAAGTTAATATGCCAGAGTATCAAGATGGCGGTTTAGTACACCCTAACAACCCATTTTTCTCGACCACTATATACAAAGTCAGTGTCGACAACCTTTAG
- a CDS encoding AraC family transcriptional regulator — MKKILVLLDVMVFYDREIFRGIKAGVHCRSEDVSIYISSEEHIDKLKEDCWDYIIADGDKLVDTPSVMRVARKGLIYSSYQLDSIPAGISTLVVDNQQIAITALGKFTELGIQRVGFYSNEFDRQYKWSKEREQGFKATADKIGLEMCLVDPPHLVVSNEKVGVLCSTDRSARTLIQALTDEKIMVPKQVNVIGVDCDPIESEISPVAITSVDISPFDIGKQAVSLVLKEEKAQAYFYTPSQLVEKASCSSEDLSDGIVSRASFYIYNNYHNSIKVSDVANYCRVSRKTLDSRFFNAKNITVHQYIHERRLEKCMRLLSETDESIEDIALQCGYPHQSYLYQVFKKHLSCTPLDFRKKENSRYHI; from the coding sequence ATGAAAAAGATACTCGTGCTATTGGATGTGATGGTGTTTTACGACCGCGAAATATTCCGAGGAATTAAAGCGGGTGTGCATTGTCGTTCAGAAGACGTATCTATTTATATTAGTTCTGAAGAGCACATTGATAAGTTGAAAGAAGATTGCTGGGATTACATCATTGCTGATGGGGATAAGTTGGTTGATACCCCTTCAGTGATGAGAGTGGCGCGCAAAGGGTTAATTTATTCGAGCTACCAACTCGATTCCATACCTGCCGGCATTTCTACGTTAGTGGTTGATAATCAGCAAATTGCGATTACCGCACTAGGTAAGTTCACCGAGCTTGGCATTCAACGTGTTGGCTTTTACAGCAACGAATTTGACCGTCAATACAAGTGGAGTAAAGAAAGGGAACAAGGCTTTAAAGCGACCGCAGACAAGATCGGCCTAGAAATGTGCCTTGTCGACCCACCTCATTTGGTGGTTAGTAATGAAAAAGTAGGGGTGTTGTGCAGCACAGATCGCTCGGCGAGAACATTAATACAAGCGCTTACTGACGAAAAAATCATGGTGCCAAAGCAAGTTAACGTGATTGGTGTCGATTGTGATCCTATTGAAAGTGAAATTTCTCCTGTCGCAATTACTTCTGTCGATATCAGCCCTTTTGATATTGGTAAGCAAGCTGTATCACTGGTGCTTAAAGAAGAGAAAGCTCAGGCGTATTTTTACACACCAAGCCAATTAGTGGAAAAGGCATCTTGTAGCAGTGAAGACTTATCTGACGGAATAGTGAGTCGTGCCAGTTTTTATATTTACAATAATTACCACAATAGTATTAAGGTTTCTGATGTGGCTAACTATTGTCGTGTTTCAAGGAAAACGCTAGACAGTCGATTTTTTAATGCAAAGAATATAACCGTCCATCAATATATTCATGAAAGACGCTTAGAAAAATGTATGCGATTATTATCTGAAACCGATGAAAGTATTGAAGATATAGCATTGCAATGTGGTTACCCGCACCAAAGTTATTTGTATCAAGTTTTTAAGAAACACTTGTCTTGTACCCCGCTAGATTTTCGGAAGAAGGAGAATTCGCGTTATCATATTTAA
- the xylA gene encoding xylose isomerase, whose amino-acid sequence MTKYFEHINKIQFEGTESSNPLAFRHYDADKMILGKSMKDHLRFAACYWHNFCWPGSDVFGAGTFDRPWHKNGDAMEMAKMKADAAFDFFSKLDVPYYCFHDTDVAPEGNSIKEYVNNFQAMVDVLEQKQSETGLKLLWGTANAFSNPRYMSGAGTNPDPKVFAYAATQIFNAMGATQRLGGENYVLWGGREGYETLLNTDLRQEREQLGRLMQMVVEHKHKIGFKGAILIEPKPQEPTKHQYDYDTATVYGFLKQFGLENEIKVNIEANHATLAGHSFHHEVATATSLGLFGSIDANRGDPQLGWDTDQFPNSVEENTLVMYEILKAGGFTTGGFNFDARVRRPSIDGEDLFHGHIGGMDTMALSLERAADMIENDVLSKKIAQRYAGWNEDLGKKILAGDINLQQVADFAVTNNIAPVKSSGQQEHLENIVNGFIFK is encoded by the coding sequence ATGACTAAATATTTTGAACACATTAATAAAATACAATTTGAAGGCACTGAATCTTCAAATCCACTTGCTTTCCGTCATTACGATGCCGACAAAATGATCCTTGGCAAAAGCATGAAAGACCACCTTCGTTTTGCAGCTTGCTACTGGCACAACTTCTGCTGGCCGGGCTCTGATGTTTTCGGTGCTGGCACGTTCGACCGCCCTTGGCACAAAAATGGCGACGCCATGGAAATGGCCAAAATGAAAGCCGATGCCGCGTTCGACTTCTTCTCTAAACTCGATGTTCCTTATTACTGCTTCCACGACACCGATGTGGCACCAGAAGGCAACTCCATCAAGGAATACGTGAACAACTTCCAAGCAATGGTCGATGTGCTTGAACAAAAGCAATCGGAAACCGGCCTTAAACTGCTTTGGGGTACGGCGAACGCTTTCTCCAACCCACGTTATATGTCGGGTGCGGGAACTAACCCTGATCCGAAAGTATTCGCTTACGCGGCAACACAAATTTTCAACGCGATGGGCGCAACTCAGCGCCTGGGTGGCGAAAACTACGTTTTATGGGGTGGTCGTGAAGGCTACGAAACTCTACTAAACACGGACTTACGCCAAGAACGCGAGCAGTTAGGCCGCCTAATGCAGATGGTGGTTGAGCATAAACATAAGATTGGCTTTAAGGGTGCGATTTTAATTGAACCTAAACCACAAGAGCCAACCAAACATCAATACGATTACGATACCGCAACGGTTTACGGTTTCTTGAAACAGTTCGGCCTAGAGAACGAAATCAAGGTGAACATTGAAGCGAACCATGCCACGCTTGCGGGTCACAGTTTCCATCATGAAGTTGCGACCGCAACGTCTTTAGGCTTGTTTGGTTCTATTGATGCCAACCGTGGCGACCCTCAACTGGGTTGGGATACCGACCAATTCCCGAACAGCGTGGAAGAAAACACGTTAGTGATGTACGAAATTCTTAAAGCAGGTGGTTTCACCACAGGTGGCTTCAACTTTGATGCTCGCGTTCGTCGCCCTTCTATTGATGGCGAAGACTTGTTCCACGGCCACATTGGCGGCATGGACACCATGGCACTGTCTTTAGAGCGCGCTGCCGACATGATTGAAAACGATGTGTTGTCTAAGAAAATTGCTCAACGTTATGCGGGTTGGAATGAAGACCTAGGTAAGAAGATCCTTGCTGGTGACATCAACCTTCAACAAGTGGCTGATTTTGCGGTAACAAACAACATCGCCCCTGTTAAGTCATCTGGTCAACAAGAGCACCTAGAAAACATAGTGAACGGTTTCATCTTTAAATAA
- a CDS encoding ABC transporter ATP-binding protein has protein sequence MATVQFKNVDKIYSEDAHIVKDFNLEIGDGEFVVFLGPSGCGKSTTLRMLSGLEEVSHGEILINGEVVNHLNPKDRNIAMVFQSYALYPHMTVYENIGFSLKMAGVNKDEIKKQVRHVADMLQLTPLLERKPRALSGGQRQRVAMGRAMVRTPEVFLFDEPLSNLDAKLRNVMRTEIKDLHKKHQKTTVYVTHDQVEAMTLADKVVILRDGIIEQVGTPKEIYHKPANLFVAGFIGSPSMNMLPVAMKSAQDGWGIELNRKTIDVVSLNDSSTVTNEATLGVRPSDISNQSSSKSVAVEVFVESTELLGTTIQVHGQLGDTAVTIELDSEQQVEAGTSCTFYIDIQRSHLFNQNGLAIL, from the coding sequence ATGGCGACGGTTCAATTCAAAAATGTAGATAAGATCTACTCTGAAGATGCGCACATTGTTAAAGACTTCAATCTCGAGATTGGCGATGGGGAGTTTGTGGTGTTTCTAGGGCCTTCGGGGTGCGGGAAGTCAACCACGCTAAGAATGCTATCGGGTCTCGAAGAGGTGTCTCATGGCGAAATCTTAATTAATGGTGAAGTCGTCAACCACCTTAATCCTAAAGACCGAAATATTGCGATGGTGTTCCAAAGTTATGCCTTGTACCCACACATGACGGTGTATGAAAATATTGGTTTCTCGTTAAAGATGGCAGGCGTCAACAAAGACGAAATTAAAAAGCAAGTTCGACACGTAGCAGATATGCTGCAGTTGACACCGTTGCTTGAGCGTAAGCCTCGTGCATTGTCTGGCGGGCAACGCCAACGTGTAGCAATGGGGCGAGCGATGGTTAGAACGCCGGAAGTATTTTTGTTTGATGAACCTCTATCGAACCTAGACGCTAAACTTCGTAATGTGATGCGTACTGAAATCAAAGACCTCCATAAGAAGCATCAAAAAACCACGGTGTATGTGACTCATGACCAAGTGGAAGCAATGACACTTGCCGATAAAGTGGTGATCTTACGCGATGGCATCATCGAACAAGTGGGCACGCCAAAAGAGATCTACCACAAACCTGCCAACCTGTTTGTCGCTGGTTTCATCGGCAGCCCATCAATGAACATGTTACCTGTTGCAATGAAATCTGCTCAAGATGGTTGGGGCATCGAATTAAATAGAAAAACCATTGATGTGGTGTCGTTAAATGACTCAAGCACAGTGACTAATGAAGCCACGTTGGGAGTAAGACCAAGCGATATTAGCAACCAAAGTTCAAGCAAATCGGTTGCGGTTGAAGTGTTTGTTGAATCCACTGAATTACTTGGCACAACAATACAAGTCCATGGGCAGCTTGGTGACACAGCTGTGACCATCGAACTGGATTCTGAGCAGCAAGTCGAAGCGGGCACGAGTTGTACTTTCTATATCGATATTCAAAGATCGCACCTGTTTAATCAAAATGGCTTGGCTATCCTCTAG